A part of Paenibacillus donghaensis genomic DNA contains:
- a CDS encoding helix-turn-helix domain-containing protein: protein MPRKKKPVIEYRHYSLPINFPVLLLSGERWKISDIKSEHLHFHNHLEIGICYSDNGIMEIKGESVPFKAGDVTFIPRYLPHTTYSSPNTASLWSYIFFSPEDIFQHSFKSAYSNFEPNLWAVKGMNCVLNKEQHPKVYTLATSIVEELQQQNPYYQESAYGLLLSLYIELLRIHSRNELLADQEIEHSLKGDFVISPVLEYITTNYMTPMTIDFLADLCHLSTTHFRRKFHEIMGTAPLDFLNSTRIEEACKLLKSTEDSILSISEQVGFQSISSFNRCFSKLMGQSPKEWRKGAQSEAQSAKASILEFTGWV, encoded by the coding sequence ATGCCCAGAAAAAAGAAGCCCGTCATAGAATACCGTCACTACAGCTTGCCCATAAACTTCCCTGTTCTGCTGTTAAGCGGTGAACGTTGGAAGATTTCCGATATCAAAAGTGAACATCTCCATTTCCATAACCATCTTGAGATTGGCATTTGTTATTCGGATAACGGCATTATGGAGATCAAAGGGGAATCTGTCCCCTTTAAAGCCGGTGATGTAACCTTTATCCCCAGGTATCTCCCTCATACGACATATAGTTCACCCAATACAGCCAGTCTTTGGTCTTATATCTTTTTTTCGCCCGAGGACATCTTTCAACATTCATTTAAAAGTGCTTACAGCAACTTTGAGCCAAACTTGTGGGCGGTGAAGGGAATGAACTGTGTGCTGAACAAGGAGCAACATCCCAAGGTGTATACACTTGCAACGTCGATCGTAGAGGAATTACAGCAACAGAATCCTTACTATCAGGAAAGTGCCTACGGCTTATTGCTGTCCCTTTATATAGAACTCCTTAGAATTCATTCCAGGAATGAGCTGTTGGCAGATCAAGAAATCGAGCATAGCCTGAAAGGCGATTTTGTTATTTCCCCTGTTCTGGAGTATATCACTACAAACTATATGACACCCATGACCATCGATTTCCTGGCGGATCTATGCCACTTAAGCACCACTCATTTCCGAAGAAAATTCCATGAAATTATGGGGACGGCGCCTCTCGATTTCCTAAACAGCACCCGAATAGAAGAGGCCTGCAAGCTGTTAAAAAGCACGGAAGATTCGATTCTTTCGATCTCCGAACAAGTCGGTTTTCAGTCCATTTCCAGCTTCAACCGCTGCTTCTCCAAACTTATGGGGCAGTCACCCAAAGAATGGCGTAAAGGGGCTCAATCCGAAGCGCAATCCGCGAAAGCGTCTATATTGGAGTTCACGGGGTGGGTTTAG
- a CDS encoding glycoside hydrolase family 88/105 protein, with translation MLQLTYDKEEIVSVIDKVVRKTMAMDLTWDWPCGVAYYGVSRAYQTTGNKEYLNMLVQWADEYIELGLPDWTVNTCAMGHMLITLYEETGNQKYWDIAMSKVEYIRSNALRFGDHVLQHTVSVSNDFPEQAWADTLFMAAFFLLRVGSKLKDQDMIQDALNQYYWHIKYLQDPSTGFWYHGYNNVKQDHMSGLYWGRANAWGAYTMSQVKPLLKEWYLYPQCMDVECSLRDQLAALKLVQTENGLWRTVLDDEESYEEVSASCGIAAAMINNGNPLHTKYVQKALKGILDNISEDGRVLSVSGGTAVMKDREGYRNIPKDWVQGWGQGLALAFLSDLLK, from the coding sequence ATGCTTCAATTAACTTATGACAAGGAAGAGATAGTAAGCGTCATCGACAAAGTGGTCAGAAAAACAATGGCAATGGATCTAACGTGGGACTGGCCCTGTGGTGTGGCTTATTATGGTGTATCCAGAGCCTATCAAACCACAGGGAATAAAGAATATTTGAATATGCTTGTCCAGTGGGCAGATGAATATATCGAGCTGGGTCTGCCGGACTGGACGGTAAACACATGTGCCATGGGCCATATGCTGATCACCTTGTATGAAGAGACAGGGAACCAGAAATATTGGGATATTGCGATGAGTAAGGTGGAGTATATCCGCAGCAATGCGCTGCGATTCGGAGACCATGTGCTGCAGCATACCGTATCCGTCTCTAATGATTTCCCGGAACAGGCTTGGGCAGATACGTTGTTTATGGCGGCATTTTTCCTGCTCCGTGTAGGAAGTAAGCTGAAAGATCAGGACATGATCCAGGACGCCTTGAATCAATATTACTGGCATATCAAATACCTGCAGGACCCTAGTACCGGCTTCTGGTACCACGGCTACAATAATGTCAAGCAGGATCATATGTCCGGATTATACTGGGGTAGAGCGAATGCCTGGGGTGCTTATACCATGTCGCAGGTCAAACCGCTTTTGAAGGAATGGTATTTGTATCCTCAGTGTATGGATGTAGAATGTTCACTTCGGGATCAGTTGGCAGCACTCAAGCTTGTTCAAACGGAGAACGGCTTGTGGCGGACGGTGCTTGATGACGAGGAGTCTTATGAAGAAGTATCTGCCTCTTGTGGAATTGCAGCAGCTATGATCAATAACGGCAATCCGCTGCATACCAAATATGTGCAAAAAGCCCTGAAGGGCATCCTTGACAATATCAGCGAAGACGGACGGGTACTGAGCGTATCGGGCGGCACAGCGGTTATGAAAGATCGGGAAGGGTATCGCAATATTCCAAAAGACTGGGTTCAGGGTTGGGGTCAAGGCTTAGCATTGGCTTTTCTGTCCGATCTGCTTAAATAG
- the gnpA gene encoding 1,3-beta-galactosyl-N-acetylhexosamine phosphorylase, with protein MSKQTTGAFTLPGESGYEALTLKLAERWGADVIRDSDGTKLSDEIINAGYGIYSTICIIRDHNEWAALNPDKLQQSFLITNPKVAVQDYLSIYLMEDFFAEQFRVNDSKEAFKYWQVYDRTTGEEVPREQWNYERESGNVVLTGISPWHKYTVSFMVYRIWEEISMYNHTTNHWDKEHLMQIDPMYPETQKYLLEWIEDWCLQHKETTVVRFTSLFYNFAWIWGSSDRNRHLFSDWGSYDFTVSSRALDLFAKKYGYSLTAEDFVNGGKYRVSHIPAQQRKLDYMEFINDFVIEFGKKLIDIVHRHDKLAYVFYDDSWVGMEPYNDRFGEFGFDGMIKCVFSGYEARMCSGVKVDTHEIRLHPYLFPVGLGGLPTFMEGGNPTLDAKKYWINIRRALLREPIDRIGLGGYLHLVEPYPDFCDYIEKIANEFREIKELHDIGKPYHIKTKVAILHSWGKLKSWTLSGHFHETYMHDLIHVNEALSGLPVEVQFIDFEDIRQGILQDCDVVINAGSAGSAWSGGDYWKDSKCVDLLTEWVHEGGTFIGINQPSAVEGYDSFFRMAHVLGLDEDTGARVAHGRWTYEVKDEQGLVPEGASITPKNRIYLTDGSAAVVDETSGSITLSTYAFGKGKGIYLPSFGFSWENTRLLLNLIRYAGNEFHETKYITDNLYTECAYYPESKILVVINNSDQLQSTTIDTEYGKQTMELEPFDTTIRTIGE; from the coding sequence TTGTCCAAACAAACAACGGGGGCCTTTACACTTCCGGGAGAATCCGGTTATGAGGCACTGACCCTGAAATTAGCTGAACGGTGGGGTGCCGATGTTATTCGTGACAGTGACGGCACGAAGTTGTCCGATGAGATTATCAATGCAGGATACGGTATTTATTCTACCATCTGTATCATCAGAGATCATAATGAGTGGGCGGCCCTTAATCCGGATAAGCTGCAGCAGAGTTTTTTAATCACAAATCCCAAGGTAGCTGTACAAGACTATTTATCCATCTATCTGATGGAGGATTTCTTCGCTGAACAATTCAGAGTGAATGATTCCAAAGAGGCGTTTAAGTACTGGCAGGTTTACGACCGGACGACCGGCGAGGAAGTTCCAAGAGAACAGTGGAATTATGAACGGGAATCGGGAAATGTGGTCCTTACCGGAATTTCGCCTTGGCATAAATACACAGTAAGCTTCATGGTCTACCGGATATGGGAAGAGATTTCCATGTATAACCACACTACGAATCATTGGGACAAAGAGCATCTGATGCAGATCGATCCTATGTATCCCGAAACGCAGAAGTATCTGCTGGAGTGGATAGAAGACTGGTGCCTTCAGCATAAGGAAACAACGGTTGTCCGGTTTACCTCCTTATTCTATAATTTCGCCTGGATATGGGGCAGTAGTGACCGCAACCGCCATCTGTTCTCGGACTGGGGTTCATACGATTTCACGGTAAGCTCAAGAGCGCTTGATCTGTTTGCCAAGAAATACGGCTATTCGCTGACTGCTGAAGATTTCGTGAACGGCGGGAAATATCGCGTCAGTCATATCCCGGCGCAGCAGCGCAAGCTGGACTATATGGAATTTATCAATGATTTTGTCATTGAATTCGGCAAGAAATTAATTGATATTGTGCATAGGCACGATAAGCTGGCCTATGTCTTCTACGATGACAGTTGGGTTGGCATGGAGCCTTACAATGACCGCTTCGGGGAGTTTGGATTCGACGGGATGATTAAATGTGTGTTCTCAGGGTATGAGGCCAGGATGTGTTCAGGTGTCAAAGTGGATACACATGAGATTCGGTTGCATCCCTACTTATTCCCGGTTGGGTTAGGCGGACTTCCTACCTTCATGGAGGGCGGGAACCCTACGCTGGATGCCAAGAAGTATTGGATTAACATCCGGCGCGCCTTGCTCAGGGAGCCGATTGACCGGATTGGACTGGGCGGATATTTGCATCTCGTAGAACCTTACCCGGACTTCTGCGATTACATCGAGAAGATTGCCAATGAATTCAGAGAGATTAAAGAGCTGCATGATATAGGCAAACCGTATCACATTAAGACGAAGGTAGCCATTCTGCACAGCTGGGGCAAATTGAAATCGTGGACATTATCCGGCCATTTCCATGAAACGTACATGCATGATCTGATTCATGTCAATGAGGCTTTATCCGGGTTGCCGGTTGAAGTGCAGTTCATTGATTTCGAAGATATCCGTCAGGGCATCCTGCAAGATTGTGATGTAGTGATCAATGCCGGTTCTGCCGGTTCAGCATGGAGCGGTGGGGATTACTGGAAAGACAGCAAATGCGTCGACCTTCTGACAGAGTGGGTGCATGAGGGCGGTACCTTTATTGGCATCAACCAGCCTTCAGCGGTCGAAGGGTACGACAGCTTCTTCAGAATGGCCCATGTTCTCGGTCTGGATGAGGATACAGGCGCCAGGGTAGCTCATGGAAGATGGACCTATGAGGTTAAGGATGAGCAGGGTCTGGTGCCTGAAGGGGCCAGCATCACACCGAAGAATCGAATTTATCTTACCGATGGGTCAGCTGCGGTAGTGGATGAAACTAGTGGGTCGATCACCCTGTCTACTTATGCTTTCGGAAAAGGCAAAGGGATCTACCTTCCTTCTTTCGGATTCAGCTGGGAAAATACACGATTGCTGCTGAATCTGATCCGCTATGCCGGCAATGAGTTCCATGAAACGAAGTACATTACGGATAACTTATATACCGAATGTGCTTATTATCCAGAGAGTAAGATCTTGGTTGTTATTAACAACAGCGATCAGCTTCAAAGCACTACGATTGATACGGAATATGGAAAACAAACCATGGAATTGGAGCCGTTTGATACGACCATCAGAACTATTGGGGAATAG
- a CDS encoding copper amine oxidase N-terminal domain-containing protein, with product MRRIMGRAACVFLLLVLSACTATDQKEKETILTKTNMDQVEIYPYEEGSDSEHYITYNDSSKEIIGESYIGLFINGSVIKNANLAIMGTYILVPLTPIAEHLDVQVKWDAEKESATVVDSDKTAEIVAGKAIVRLNGKEVQLDVAPVHIDEDLYVPLNFVTDVLQGEAHYFDGNDTTKPHIVTRMPHVMISRYPDSATEISKEEAVEQVREQLITAFEKKFGTYTPLADNEQAETNDDKSMLRKVITNLAVQSENDRYYVLPVVYDFWVDKYTGDVYTYYNGLVMTIQLFNPDNENALAFPG from the coding sequence ATGAGAAGAATCATGGGCAGAGCAGCCTGCGTATTCCTTCTGTTAGTTCTATCCGCGTGTACTGCAACTGATCAGAAAGAGAAGGAGACAATCCTTACAAAAACGAATATGGATCAAGTAGAAATATATCCTTATGAAGAAGGATCTGACTCAGAGCATTATATTACGTACAATGACTCCAGCAAGGAAATCATTGGTGAAAGTTATATAGGGCTTTTTATCAATGGTTCAGTTATAAAAAATGCTAATCTTGCCATTATGGGTACTTATATATTGGTTCCTCTGACCCCTATAGCTGAGCATTTGGACGTTCAAGTGAAATGGGATGCTGAGAAGGAGAGCGCTACGGTTGTTGATTCAGACAAGACAGCCGAAATCGTTGCGGGTAAGGCCATAGTTCGATTAAACGGTAAGGAGGTGCAGTTGGATGTGGCCCCTGTACATATAGATGAAGACCTCTACGTTCCCCTTAACTTTGTGACGGATGTATTGCAGGGCGAGGCCCATTATTTTGATGGAAACGACACAACGAAACCGCATATCGTGACCAGAATGCCGCATGTGATGATTAGCCGCTATCCGGACAGTGCCACAGAAATCTCTAAAGAAGAGGCGGTTGAACAAGTAAGAGAGCAACTGATTACAGCTTTTGAGAAGAAATTTGGCACCTATACTCCTCTTGCAGACAATGAGCAGGCTGAAACCAACGATGATAAGAGTATGCTTCGAAAGGTAATAACCAATTTGGCTGTCCAATCGGAAAACGACCGATATTATGTGCTTCCTGTTGTGTATGATTTCTGGGTAGATAAATATACCGGTGA